One genomic window of Solanum dulcamara chromosome 12, daSolDulc1.2, whole genome shotgun sequence includes the following:
- the LOC129876420 gene encoding probable transcription factor GLK1 isoform X1 has protein sequence MMLAVSAPLSYKNERENYDFFQDFPDGNLIDTIDFDDPFEGINDGDFLPDLEIFAEFSVSSCEESATNVNMKSKSKETKKSSSQIKNPQGKRKIKVDWTPELHRKFVKAVDKLGVDKAVPSRILELMDTHGLTRHNIASHLQKYRAHRKHLQAREAEAASLSQRKQATAVGGGGKRIMMNPCPAPPTMGFPPMAHHIRPSHVWGHPHVNNSFWHPHYQGVLNSLAFGTPCFLAPIAPTRFAAPLMVPGIPPPPAIIKVDTISSDLHPSKESIDAAIEDVLSKPQMPLPIGLKPPSIDSVLNELQYQGITKIPPT, from the exons ATGATGCTTGCTGTATCTGCACCATTGAGCTACAAAAATGAAAGggaaaattatgatttcttccaAGATTTTCCCGATGGGAATTTAATCGACACCATCGATTTCGATGACCCTTTCGAGGGAATCAACGATGGAGATTTTCTGCCAGATTTGGAAATTTTTGCAGAATTTTCAGTTAGTAGTTGTGAAGAATCTGCTACTAACGTAAATATGAAATCCAAGTCAAAAGAAACCAAAAAATCATCTAGCCAAATCAAGAATCCTCAAGGGAAGAGGAAAATTAAg GTGGATTGGACTCCAGAGCTACATAGGAAATTTGTAAAAGCAGTAGATAAATTAGGTGTAGATAAAGCAGTCCCATCAAGAATTTTAGAGCTTATGGATACCCATGGACTAACTCGCCATAACATTGCTAGCCATCTTCAA AAATATCGAGCTCATCGAAAACATTTGCAAGCGAGAGAAGCTGAGGCGGCAAGCTTGAGCCAGAGGAAGCAAGCCACCGCGGTCGGAGGCGGAGGAAAGAGAATTATGATGAACCCATGTCCAGCACCACCAACCATGGGTTTTCCACCCATGGCTCATCATATTAGACCCTCACATGTTTGGGGGCATCCACATGTGAATAATTCCTTTTGGCATCCACATTATCAAGGG gTATTAAATTCTCTTGCATTTGGCACTCCTTGCTTTCTTGCGCCCATAGCGCCCACG AGATTTGCAGCACCTCTTATGGTCCCGGGCATCCCACCACCCCCTGCCATCATCAAAGTTGACACAATTTCCTCTGATTTGCATCCT TCAAAAGAGAGCATAGATGCAGCTATTGAAGATGTTTTATCAAAGCCACAAATGCCACTTCCCATAGGACTGAAACCTCCATCAATTGACAGTGTGTTGAATGAATTACAATATCAAGGGATTACAAAAATACCCCCAACTTGA
- the LOC129876420 gene encoding transcription activator GLK1-like isoform X2, whose protein sequence is MMLAVSAPLSYKNERENYDFFQDFPDGNLIDTIDFDDPFEGINDGDFLPDLEIFAEFSVSSCEESATNVNMKSKSKETKKSSSQIKNPQGKRKIKVDWTPELHRKFVKAVDKLGVDKAVPSRILELMDTHGLTRHNIASHLQKYRAHRKHLQAREAEAASLSQRKQATAVGGGGKRIMMNPCPAPPTMGFPPMAHHIRPSHVWGHPHVNNSFWHPHYQGVLNSLAFGTPCFLAPIAPTHLLWSRASHHPLPSSKLTQFPLICILQKRA, encoded by the exons ATGATGCTTGCTGTATCTGCACCATTGAGCTACAAAAATGAAAGggaaaattatgatttcttccaAGATTTTCCCGATGGGAATTTAATCGACACCATCGATTTCGATGACCCTTTCGAGGGAATCAACGATGGAGATTTTCTGCCAGATTTGGAAATTTTTGCAGAATTTTCAGTTAGTAGTTGTGAAGAATCTGCTACTAACGTAAATATGAAATCCAAGTCAAAAGAAACCAAAAAATCATCTAGCCAAATCAAGAATCCTCAAGGGAAGAGGAAAATTAAg GTGGATTGGACTCCAGAGCTACATAGGAAATTTGTAAAAGCAGTAGATAAATTAGGTGTAGATAAAGCAGTCCCATCAAGAATTTTAGAGCTTATGGATACCCATGGACTAACTCGCCATAACATTGCTAGCCATCTTCAA AAATATCGAGCTCATCGAAAACATTTGCAAGCGAGAGAAGCTGAGGCGGCAAGCTTGAGCCAGAGGAAGCAAGCCACCGCGGTCGGAGGCGGAGGAAAGAGAATTATGATGAACCCATGTCCAGCACCACCAACCATGGGTTTTCCACCCATGGCTCATCATATTAGACCCTCACATGTTTGGGGGCATCCACATGTGAATAATTCCTTTTGGCATCCACATTATCAAGGG gTATTAAATTCTCTTGCATTTGGCACTCCTTGCTTTCTTGCGCCCATAGCGCCCACG CACCTCTTATGGTCCCGGGCATCCCACCACCCCCTGCCATCATCAAAGTTGACACAATTTCCTCTGATTTGCATCCT TCAAAAGAGAGCATAG